From a region of the Vaginimicrobium propionicum genome:
- the dinB gene encoding DNA polymerase IV produces MSRAAKSRQPVIMHVDMDAFYASVEIANRPELAKLPVFVGAGERSVVLSANYLARRFGIHAGMPSLRASRICPQAVAIRPDFESYTKVSRQVMTILNTFTYQVEQASIDEAFLDITGALRRLGSPKEIGHAIKAEIRHQLGINCSVGIGPSKMVAKMASAKAKPNGLVEVKPSGVIAFLHPLSVDTICGVGPATSQRLHQLGLSTIDDLAHTPRETLSRALGASTGYWLADLAWGKCQSTIHPSHEAEHCISSQITFSRDSSEATTIVTELLRMSEQTSRRLRTKGLCTSQITTIVRLANFTTLSRSGQLTTPADTTDEIFQLASRLYQRMRLDKARLRLVGVRAEKLTPSQFTYRQPTLDAPACGMRQAEQAGDAAAAKFGEPVVGRARLLMRRA; encoded by the coding sequence ATGAGCCGAGCAGCCAAGAGCAGGCAGCCAGTCATAATGCATGTTGATATGGATGCTTTCTATGCCTCAGTGGAGATAGCCAACCGACCCGAGCTGGCCAAGTTGCCGGTCTTCGTTGGCGCTGGGGAACGTTCAGTGGTGTTATCAGCCAACTATCTGGCTCGCCGATTCGGTATTCACGCCGGAATGCCAAGCCTTCGCGCCAGCCGAATCTGTCCTCAAGCGGTAGCTATCCGGCCAGATTTTGAAAGCTACACGAAGGTTTCTAGGCAGGTTATGACAATTTTGAACACTTTCACCTATCAGGTGGAACAAGCCAGTATCGACGAGGCTTTCCTTGATATCACTGGCGCGCTTCGCAGACTAGGATCCCCAAAAGAGATTGGCCACGCGATTAAAGCCGAGATCCGCCACCAGCTAGGAATTAATTGTTCAGTAGGCATCGGGCCATCGAAGATGGTCGCCAAAATGGCTTCCGCAAAAGCTAAACCGAACGGTTTAGTAGAAGTAAAACCAAGCGGCGTAATAGCTTTCCTGCACCCGCTTAGTGTCGACACCATCTGCGGGGTCGGTCCGGCAACTTCACAGCGCCTCCACCAGCTTGGCCTATCAACTATTGATGATTTAGCCCACACCCCACGCGAGACTCTATCCCGCGCACTAGGCGCTAGCACCGGTTATTGGCTAGCTGATTTAGCGTGGGGAAAATGCCAGTCCACGATTCACCCCAGTCACGAAGCGGAACACTGCATAAGCTCGCAAATCACTTTCTCGCGCGACAGCTCAGAGGCCACCACAATAGTCACCGAGCTACTTAGAATGAGTGAACAAACTAGCCGCCGACTACGTACTAAAGGACTTTGCACCAGCCAAATAACTACCATAGTTAGACTCGCTAATTTCACTACCTTAAGCCGTAGTGGCCAGTTAACGACCCCAGCCGACACCACAGACGAAATTTTTCAACTAGCCAGCAGGCTGTATCAACGAATGCGTCTAGATAAAGCTCGACTGCGGTTAGTCGGGGTGCGTGCCGAAAAATTAACTCCTAGCCAATTCACCTACCGTCAACCCACTTTGGACGCCCCTGCTTGCGGCATGAGACAAGCCGAACAAGCCGGGGACGCGGCTGCCGCTAAATTTGGTGAGCCTGTTGTTGGCCGCGCCCGCCTATTGATGCGACGAGCCTGA
- a CDS encoding DNA polymerase III subunit alpha, with amino-acid sequence MFTHLQVASSYSMQFGTASPSELVAASLAQGASQLALTDRDGLYGAVRFATACQKAGISPIIGVDFSLADSSRVVVLARPGSGWASLCQLVTWANAHPNQLTAKTIATWPGLVVLLTSQSNLGRLASSGNASQALKEIHAWKTLFKAENLVVAITDHQSGGSGLNSTIQATRMYQAAQSTNTRCVLTNQVRMLKPLDAMTCDVLDAVRQLGPLSETTITRRNAEGWLKPAEQMAATAGRIAGSRTSILLGETLDLADECCLDPIADIGLSKLALPRLFTNTGELIDAPRELANRCQAGLYSRYSNPSQQITDRLSQELAVINELGFASYFLTVNKVVDAIHTMGLRCSARGSGVGSLVNYLLGISGVDPIANDLLMERFMSPLRHKMPDIDLDVEAHRRDDIYQKVADMFDNVACLAMFDTYRLRGALRDVGAALSLPPAEISALARDFPHIRAAQARQAIKELPQLRQLNLKDEQLKLLFDLVESLDGMPRHIALHPCGVLICDETLPLRTPLQANKSGVLMSQFDKDDIDALGLLKLDILGVRMQSAMSYAVSEVARTTNTTPDIDTLSPFDDPNVYKMIQDGQTLGCFQIESPGQRELVRKFSPATFNDLVIDISLFRPGPVKTDMVTPFLDVRQGWTQAKYLYPSLKPILAETNSVVVFHEQVIRIIATVTGCSLARADECRRDLANPQASETLEKWFVVQAEANGYSPDTAAKIWATLIGFAAFGFCKAHAAAFALSTYQSAWLKWYWPAHFIAGVLTHDPGMYPKRLLVEEARRMGVQILGLDINKSSASYRVEKIPNQGGNPVTDTLPNGSGWGIRLALSDVKGIPDKLVNQIESGQPYTSLTDFWQRTNTPVPLLEKLVNVGAFDSIYTDQPVNRRDILLACYDLGNESKADTGKAIGQPAFDFTAGSDVRPTGLDEMSQTDKLHAEIDVLGMDATSHVMDYYQDFLATLGITRAVDLINQRNNSTLLVAGAKVATQTPPVRSGKRVVFLTIDDGCGPIDATFFADAQEKYAATVFSSWLLIVRGTLRRTGPRGATLQASGAWNLPNCYKAWLKLCDRGLSKSQAGAIISNNLDKLAEAPTLTSVELRKMWHSSLGSPG; translated from the coding sequence ATGTTTACTCATCTTCAAGTAGCTTCTAGCTACTCTATGCAATTCGGCACCGCCAGCCCGAGCGAGTTAGTGGCCGCCAGCCTGGCTCAGGGTGCAAGCCAGTTGGCACTGACTGATCGCGATGGGCTTTACGGCGCCGTCCGGTTCGCCACAGCCTGCCAGAAAGCTGGCATTAGCCCAATTATTGGGGTGGATTTTTCTTTGGCTGATTCAAGCCGCGTAGTAGTTTTAGCTAGGCCAGGGTCAGGTTGGGCGAGTTTATGCCAGCTAGTCACCTGGGCTAACGCGCACCCGAACCAATTAACCGCAAAAACCATCGCCACTTGGCCAGGGCTAGTAGTTTTGCTTACCTCGCAAAGCAATCTCGGACGCCTGGCAAGCAGCGGAAACGCTAGCCAAGCGCTGAAAGAAATTCATGCTTGGAAAACCTTGTTCAAGGCAGAAAACCTCGTAGTGGCGATAACCGATCACCAAAGTGGAGGCAGCGGCTTAAACTCCACTATTCAAGCCACCCGAATGTACCAGGCAGCCCAATCAACCAACACTCGATGCGTCCTAACTAATCAGGTGCGAATGTTGAAACCACTTGATGCTATGACCTGCGATGTGCTCGACGCGGTGCGCCAGTTGGGTCCACTAAGCGAGACCACAATAACCAGGCGAAATGCTGAGGGGTGGCTAAAGCCGGCTGAGCAAATGGCGGCAACAGCAGGCCGTATAGCTGGCAGCAGAACCAGCATTTTGCTTGGCGAGACCCTTGACCTGGCTGACGAATGCTGCCTTGACCCGATAGCCGATATCGGATTGTCCAAGCTGGCTTTGCCGCGTCTTTTCACCAATACTGGCGAATTGATAGACGCCCCGCGAGAGTTGGCAAACCGTTGCCAGGCTGGGCTTTACAGCCGGTATTCCAACCCGAGCCAGCAGATAACAGATCGGCTATCCCAAGAGTTAGCCGTCATCAACGAGTTAGGGTTTGCCAGCTATTTTTTGACGGTTAACAAGGTTGTGGACGCTATTCACACTATGGGGTTGCGGTGCAGTGCTAGAGGCTCTGGGGTCGGCAGTTTGGTTAACTATTTGCTGGGTATCAGTGGCGTGGATCCGATAGCTAATGACCTATTAATGGAGCGGTTCATGTCGCCGCTTAGACATAAAATGCCCGACATTGATTTAGATGTTGAAGCTCACCGACGCGACGATATCTACCAAAAGGTGGCGGACATGTTCGACAATGTCGCTTGCCTGGCGATGTTCGATACCTATCGGCTGCGCGGCGCATTGCGCGATGTGGGCGCCGCGCTATCACTGCCACCAGCCGAAATATCCGCACTGGCTAGGGATTTCCCACATATTCGAGCAGCCCAGGCCAGGCAAGCCATCAAAGAATTGCCGCAACTTCGCCAGCTAAATCTAAAAGATGAGCAATTGAAATTGTTATTCGACCTTGTCGAATCCCTAGATGGGATGCCCAGGCATATTGCGCTGCACCCATGCGGGGTTCTCATCTGCGATGAAACCTTGCCGCTGCGCACCCCGCTACAAGCCAATAAATCTGGGGTTTTGATGAGTCAATTCGATAAGGACGATATCGACGCCCTGGGGCTGCTGAAATTAGACATTCTCGGGGTGCGAATGCAATCTGCAATGTCCTATGCCGTCAGCGAGGTAGCTAGGACAACCAACACCACGCCAGATATTGACACGCTATCCCCTTTCGATGACCCCAACGTTTACAAAATGATTCAAGATGGCCAAACCCTAGGTTGTTTTCAAATCGAATCACCCGGTCAGCGCGAATTGGTGCGTAAGTTCTCGCCAGCTACCTTCAACGACCTAGTGATTGACATATCGCTTTTTCGTCCCGGCCCGGTGAAAACCGACATGGTCACGCCATTCTTAGATGTTCGACAAGGGTGGACGCAAGCTAAATATCTATACCCCTCGCTAAAGCCAATACTTGCTGAAACTAACTCAGTAGTGGTTTTCCATGAGCAGGTGATACGAATCATCGCCACCGTGACCGGATGTTCACTGGCGCGCGCCGACGAATGCCGTCGCGATTTAGCTAACCCGCAAGCCAGCGAGACGTTAGAGAAATGGTTTGTTGTCCAAGCCGAGGCAAATGGCTACTCGCCCGATACTGCGGCTAAAATCTGGGCGACGCTGATAGGTTTTGCCGCTTTCGGTTTCTGCAAAGCTCATGCGGCAGCTTTCGCACTATCCACCTATCAGTCAGCTTGGTTGAAATGGTATTGGCCAGCACATTTCATCGCCGGGGTCTTGACCCATGACCCAGGCATGTACCCTAAACGTTTACTGGTCGAGGAAGCCCGCAGAATGGGGGTTCAGATACTCGGCTTAGACATAAACAAGTCATCGGCTAGCTATCGCGTCGAGAAAATCCCTAACCAAGGGGGAAATCCGGTCACCGATACCTTGCCGAATGGTAGCGGCTGGGGCATTCGGTTAGCCCTATCTGACGTGAAAGGCATTCCTGACAAGCTGGTTAACCAAATCGAATCAGGCCAGCCGTATACGTCGTTAACAGATTTCTGGCAGCGCACAAACACCCCCGTGCCGCTATTAGAAAAGCTGGTCAATGTTGGAGCCTTCGATTCTATCTACACCGACCAGCCGGTTAATCGCCGCGATATTTTGCTGGCCTGCTACGACTTAGGGAACGAATCGAAAGCAGACACCGGCAAAGCCATCGGCCAGCCGGCATTTGACTTCACTGCTGGTAGCGATGTTAGACCCACCGGACTAGACGAAATGAGTCAAACTGATAAATTGCACGCCGAGATTGATGTGCTGGGGATGGACGCCACCAGTCACGTCATGGATTACTACCAGGATTTTTTAGCCACCCTCGGCATAACGCGAGCAGTGGATTTAATAAACCAGCGCAATAACAGCACCCTACTTGTTGCCGGAGCTAAGGTGGCAACCCAAACCCCGCCAGTTCGCTCCGGCAAGCGCGTCGTCTTTTTGACTATCGACGACGGTTGCGGCCCTATCGACGCGACTTTCTTTGCTGACGCCCAAGAGAAATATGCAGCCACGGTTTTCTCGTCCTGGCTGCTGATAGTGCGCGGCACGCTTAGACGAACCGGGCCGCGCGGGGCAACTTTACAAGCTAGCGGCGCCTGGAACCTGCCCAACTGCTACAAGGCCTGGCTCAAGCTATGCGACCGGGGGCTATCCAAATCCCAGGCGGGCGCAATCATCTCAAACAACTTGGATAAGCTCGCCGAAGCGCCGACCTTAACCTCTGTCGAGCTGAGAAAAATGTGGCATTCCAGCCTAGGCAGCCCAGGATGA
- a CDS encoding DUF6504 family protein → MRQTIEAAIAPPKRFFWQSNRWQVCAVQRFWIEALPWWRTVNGKRVVDRRVWRVEATTSTQEAIFDLVNCGDEWTIRKAWD, encoded by the coding sequence ATGAGGCAAACCATTGAGGCTGCGATTGCCCCGCCCAAACGATTCTTCTGGCAAAGCAACCGCTGGCAGGTGTGCGCAGTGCAGCGGTTTTGGATAGAAGCTCTGCCCTGGTGGCGCACTGTCAACGGCAAGCGAGTAGTAGATCGCCGCGTTTGGCGAGTCGAGGCCACCACCTCCACCCAAGAGGCAATTTTTGACCTAGTCAATTGCGGCGACGAGTGGACGATAAGAAAGGCGTGGGATTAG
- a CDS encoding SulP family inorganic anion transporter, which translates to MTATNLTDPKVRYRSENTVIAALKNPKILLREALAGLVVSLALIPEAIAFSVIAGVDPKVGLVSAFIMTITIAITGGRPAMITSATGAVALVVAPLSQEYGMHYLVATIILAGIIQILLSIFGVSKLMRFIPQSVMTGFVNALAIMLLVAQLPELISVPWATYLLVAIGVIIILLMPKITTVIPAPLVSIVVLTAIVIFSSVNVVTVGDKGALPTVMPKLFFLNIPFTWDTLTLIGPYAIAVALVGLMETLMTAKLVDDITDTHSNKTREGIGQGIANIASALFGGMGGCAVIGQTMINVKASRARTRISTFLAGVFLCILLLGFGDIVAKLPMAALVAVMITVSIDTFNWHSIQPSTIKRLPKSETITMVITVIFVLATNNLAIGVIIGVLVASVFFVRDIAHLVEVHRRSDEVNGEEVAHYKVDGPLLFASSHDLTTMFEYTKDPNHVIIDFTDSHIWDASSVGVLDAVQEKYRKLGKSVEFIGMNKPTTKIHETLTGTINAD; encoded by the coding sequence ATGACGGCCACTAACCTGACAGACCCAAAAGTTCGTTATCGCTCAGAAAACACGGTGATAGCCGCACTGAAAAACCCTAAAATCCTTCTCCGCGAGGCTCTGGCGGGTCTCGTCGTTAGTTTGGCGCTGATCCCTGAGGCGATTGCATTCTCGGTCATCGCTGGCGTCGATCCCAAAGTTGGGCTGGTCTCAGCATTTATCATGACCATAACAATTGCCATTACTGGTGGCCGGCCAGCAATGATCACCTCAGCCACGGGGGCGGTAGCGCTAGTCGTCGCACCACTTTCCCAAGAGTATGGAATGCACTATCTAGTGGCGACGATAATTCTGGCCGGAATTATTCAAATACTGCTATCTATATTTGGTGTCTCAAAACTTATGCGTTTTATCCCCCAAAGCGTAATGACAGGGTTCGTAAACGCGCTGGCAATCATGCTGCTGGTGGCACAACTGCCAGAGCTGATCTCGGTGCCATGGGCAACCTATTTACTAGTTGCAATTGGCGTCATCATCATCCTCCTTATGCCTAAAATCACCACCGTCATCCCGGCTCCACTCGTATCAATCGTGGTGCTGACGGCTATCGTGATTTTTTCGTCCGTAAACGTGGTAACCGTCGGCGATAAAGGCGCTCTGCCAACGGTAATGCCGAAGCTTTTCTTCCTTAACATCCCATTCACTTGGGACACTTTGACCCTTATCGGGCCTTACGCGATAGCTGTTGCCCTCGTCGGTTTAATGGAAACTTTGATGACAGCCAAGCTGGTTGACGACATCACTGATACTCACTCAAATAAAACGCGCGAAGGCATCGGCCAAGGTATCGCCAATATCGCCTCTGCATTATTTGGTGGCATGGGCGGATGTGCAGTAATCGGCCAAACCATGATTAACGTCAAAGCTTCGCGAGCACGCACCAGAATATCGACCTTCCTGGCAGGGGTATTCCTCTGCATTTTGTTGCTCGGTTTCGGGGATATTGTGGCTAAGCTGCCGATGGCCGCTCTAGTAGCTGTGATGATCACGGTATCTATCGACACTTTCAATTGGCACTCAATTCAGCCAAGCACCATAAAGCGCTTGCCAAAGAGCGAAACGATCACCATGGTCATCACCGTCATCTTCGTACTGGCAACCAACAATTTAGCTATCGGCGTAATTATTGGTGTCCTCGTCGCATCAGTATTCTTCGTCCGTGACATTGCCCACTTGGTTGAAGTTCACCGTAGATCTGATGAGGTGAACGGTGAAGAAGTCGCACATTACAAGGTTGATGGACCGTTACTATTTGCGTCCAGTCATGACCTGACAACAATGTTTGAATACACCAAAGATCCCAACCACGTCATCATCGATTTTACTGACTCCCACATTTGGGACGCCTCCAGCGTGGGTGTGCTAGACGCAGTCCAAGAAAAATATCGCAAACTAGGCAAGAGCGTTGAATTCATCGGCATGAATAAGCCGACCACTAAAATTCATGAGACATTAACCGGCACCATAAACGCGGATTGA
- a CDS encoding FTR1 family protein gives MSAKIEQIPDQYASGDLEALNTSIRQAYYENYQTSGLEDQIKHRLSTERSDAFVKELLDLRTQANNEVSQSEIEESVAKVVDTLKTNVADLADAPELHDQWTRVANNIVELLEKAKGDYESGKYDDAYLAATEAYLAQYEANGLEKATISYIGQSRVSQLEALYADLRQIAKAQSETASEYAAIADELAGYVLADATKLDELTSPDTELGWRGFFASFLILLREGAEALLVVAAVVTYALKANRPDQLRGILVGVLAALAISAGLAVLFANLTASASSGLSQELIEGITGLLAVIMLIWVSNWILNKASGKRWEEYLERSAGEKAKAGGAFALALVAFLAVLREGSETVLFYLPIIAGAKTGGDHVKIWLGLALAVAILAFLFFLVWRFGIKLPIKAFFKWTSVLLSVLAVTITGGAVKEFQDAAVISSHGIDGLPEISLLGIYPTMETLGIQLLVAALVVVLWIVQYRKLKNTSDKAEPSASSK, from the coding sequence ATGAGTGCGAAAATTGAGCAGATCCCTGACCAATATGCCTCTGGTGATTTAGAAGCGCTGAACACCTCGATTAGACAGGCCTATTACGAGAATTACCAAACCAGCGGTCTAGAAGATCAAATCAAACACCGCCTATCAACTGAGCGTTCTGACGCTTTCGTTAAGGAATTGCTTGATTTACGTACTCAAGCCAATAACGAGGTTAGCCAAAGTGAGATTGAAGAATCAGTAGCTAAAGTCGTTGACACGCTGAAAACCAATGTTGCTGACTTGGCTGACGCTCCAGAACTTCATGACCAATGGACGAGAGTGGCTAACAACATTGTTGAGCTACTTGAAAAAGCCAAGGGCGACTATGAATCTGGGAAATACGATGATGCCTATTTGGCTGCCACTGAAGCTTATTTAGCGCAATACGAGGCTAACGGTTTAGAGAAAGCGACAATCTCTTATATCGGCCAAAGCCGAGTCTCTCAATTAGAGGCGCTCTACGCTGACCTTCGTCAAATCGCCAAGGCACAATCCGAAACTGCCTCAGAATATGCCGCGATAGCCGATGAGCTAGCGGGCTATGTATTAGCGGACGCCACCAAACTGGACGAATTAACTTCCCCAGATACTGAGCTTGGCTGGCGGGGGTTCTTTGCATCCTTCTTAATCTTGTTACGTGAGGGTGCAGAGGCGTTATTGGTAGTGGCAGCCGTAGTCACCTACGCTTTGAAAGCTAATCGGCCAGATCAGCTGCGAGGCATTCTGGTCGGCGTGCTGGCAGCGTTGGCTATCTCTGCTGGCCTTGCTGTGTTATTTGCTAACCTAACTGCTTCCGCCTCCAGCGGGCTATCCCAAGAATTGATTGAAGGTATTACCGGCTTATTGGCGGTGATCATGTTGATCTGGGTATCTAACTGGATTTTGAATAAAGCCTCTGGGAAACGCTGGGAAGAGTATCTGGAACGCAGCGCTGGTGAAAAAGCTAAAGCTGGCGGGGCTTTCGCATTAGCTTTAGTGGCGTTCTTAGCTGTGCTTAGAGAAGGCTCTGAGACAGTGCTGTTTTATCTGCCAATCATTGCTGGCGCGAAAACGGGTGGTGACCACGTCAAAATTTGGTTAGGACTGGCACTAGCAGTAGCTATTTTGGCTTTCCTATTCTTCCTAGTTTGGCGGTTTGGGATAAAGCTGCCGATAAAGGCTTTCTTCAAATGGACCTCAGTGCTGCTTAGCGTGCTGGCAGTAACTATTACTGGCGGTGCAGTTAAGGAATTTCAAGATGCCGCCGTCATCTCATCCCATGGGATTGACGGGTTACCAGAAATTTCCTTGTTGGGTATCTATCCGACTATGGAAACTTTAGGTATTCAGCTACTAGTTGCTGCGTTAGTTGTCGTGTTGTGGATTGTTCAATACCGGAAATTAAAAAATACGAGTGATAAAGCCGAACCCTCGGCTTCATCTAAATAG
- a CDS encoding iron transporter gives MKKILALIAALFVALAFSACSADSPSKPGESQTSAGATQESEEPASDPDVIGINEIAVGDSGPQTNGPLEVNLVYFQAVDMEHGSMAMPPASESDMHFEIDIKTNEKAKEWGYDPDQFLPYLDPKVEIKNQSTGEVLDPGTMMPMIASDGPHYGNNIKLAPGKYDVTITIASPADEFMLHTGKDSSGVKGRFWTEPLKFEFKNWNWDGQLI, from the coding sequence GTGAAGAAGATTCTCGCTTTGATTGCAGCTTTATTTGTCGCGCTGGCTTTTTCAGCGTGCTCGGCTGATTCTCCAAGTAAGCCTGGCGAGTCGCAGACCTCTGCCGGGGCGACCCAAGAAAGTGAAGAACCAGCTAGCGACCCCGACGTCATCGGCATTAACGAGATTGCTGTAGGCGATTCTGGTCCACAAACTAATGGCCCATTGGAAGTGAATCTAGTTTATTTCCAGGCTGTAGACATGGAGCATGGCTCGATGGCTATGCCGCCGGCCTCCGAATCGGACATGCACTTCGAGATTGACATTAAAACCAATGAGAAGGCTAAGGAATGGGGTTATGACCCTGATCAGTTCTTGCCCTATCTCGACCCGAAAGTGGAGATAAAAAATCAGAGCACCGGCGAGGTTCTTGACCCTGGCACTATGATGCCGATGATCGCCTCAGACGGCCCGCACTACGGCAATAATATTAAGTTAGCTCCCGGAAAATATGATGTGACGATCACTATCGCATCACCGGCTGATGAGTTCATGTTGCACACCGGAAAAGATTCCTCCGGCGTTAAAGGCAGGTTCTGGACTGAGCCGCTGAAATTCGAATTCAAGAATTGGAATTGGGACGGCCAGCTTATCTAA
- a CDS encoding DUF2318 domain-containing protein: MLKLFISSVRLAMPLLMSLAILLASRAHAPMERRLVTRITAGVTVAGLGTAFILAELRLNTSMINIPTMNAIVGTAAVLASIAFLVAVWLFGNRDLYDINQTWRHRTLSITALVALAFNLVFFGFEYFYGTDGIVLMGSSLWESESLLRLAGYALGTLLVLIASWAYVVSARRVSWWVRSAITLVVFAAMILPRAVLLYQQFANRGLLPKSDLVFDAVLWIQYNGPITQLVLAILVALPGLVALWSMPRTKPANSAAARARKADQISRRKFFALSLALSLLFSLSLTVGHAKSEAPVELSPIEESVVQDDQVLVDRELVSDGHLHRFAIKTHPDIEYPTKAGGTYKTRGDVEVRFIVIKKNESAFGTGLDACEICGDSGYYEKDGKVICKKCNVMMNIQTIGFPGGCNPIPIKYEVSGTNLVFSLSELESHENVFSK, translated from the coding sequence ATGCTGAAATTATTTATCTCGTCCGTGAGATTAGCTATGCCGCTACTCATGTCGCTGGCGATTTTATTGGCTAGCAGGGCTCACGCTCCGATGGAACGTCGCCTAGTGACCCGCATAACGGCAGGTGTTACGGTGGCCGGTCTAGGCACGGCCTTTATTCTCGCGGAGCTGAGGCTAAATACCTCGATGATAAATATTCCGACGATGAATGCCATTGTCGGAACTGCAGCTGTGCTGGCTTCGATCGCTTTCCTAGTCGCAGTGTGGCTGTTCGGCAATCGTGACCTTTATGACATTAACCAAACTTGGCGTCACCGAACGCTGAGCATTACGGCGCTAGTAGCGTTAGCTTTCAATTTGGTGTTTTTCGGGTTTGAGTATTTCTACGGGACCGATGGCATCGTCTTGATGGGGTCGAGCCTGTGGGAAAGCGAAAGCCTGTTGCGGTTGGCAGGTTATGCGCTCGGCACTTTATTAGTGTTAATCGCTAGCTGGGCTTATGTCGTTTCGGCTCGTCGGGTGTCTTGGTGGGTTCGTTCAGCAATTACCTTGGTAGTTTTCGCAGCGATGATTCTGCCGCGTGCGGTGCTGCTCTACCAGCAATTCGCAAACCGTGGCCTACTGCCGAAGAGCGACCTCGTCTTTGACGCGGTGTTGTGGATTCAATATAACGGCCCAATCACTCAGCTAGTGCTGGCTATTTTGGTTGCTCTGCCTGGTCTTGTTGCCTTGTGGTCGATGCCGCGTACTAAGCCAGCTAATTCAGCGGCTGCCAGGGCGCGTAAAGCAGACCAGATTTCTAGACGAAAGTTCTTTGCCCTGTCATTAGCGTTATCGCTGCTTTTCTCCTTGTCTTTGACGGTTGGTCACGCAAAGTCAGAAGCTCCGGTGGAATTGTCACCAATTGAGGAATCTGTCGTTCAAGACGATCAAGTCTTAGTTGACCGCGAGTTAGTGTCTGACGGGCATCTGCATAGATTCGCTATTAAAACTCACCCAGATATTGAGTACCCGACGAAAGCTGGCGGCACCTATAAAACTAGGGGCGATGTTGAGGTGCGTTTTATCGTGATTAAAAAGAATGAGAGCGCTTTTGGTACCGGGTTAGATGCTTGCGAGATTTGTGGTGATTCCGGGTACTACGAAAAAGATGGCAAAGTCATTTGCAAAAAATGTAATGTCATGATGAATATCCAAACTATTGGTTTTCCTGGCGGGTGTAACCCAATCCCGATTAAGTACGAGGTTTCTGGAACGAATTTAGTTTTTTCGCTTAGCGAACTTGAGAGCCACGAGAATGTGTTTAGTAAATAA
- a CDS encoding ABC transporter permease, which yields MFFFRMIFRALRRQISKRLLVAVTIFLGASLTTSMFAVMLDIGDKIKQELGSYGANIQVLPKGTSVISDMYDVQSQTAQGALREDELGKLKTIFWAYNIEDFAPFLQVDVKTDLGEVEAIGTWFNNTLELADGDSVTTGLTRMRDWWQIDGKWADDAGEMMVGSRIAAQQGWRLGDSVELTTDKGVESLKVAGIFNSGSSEDRQVFIPLASAQRLADRAGQVEKIEVRALTTPDNDLARRAAQDPTTLSIEEWETWYCTAYVSSISYQIEEVMTNASAKAVRQIADTEGVILDKTQLIMTMVAAFAMVAAALGIANLVTASVMERSREIGLMKALGARNGSIIGLILTETLIIGLVGGILGFFAGVGLAQLVGHLVFDSGIAIRPIVAPLMGLVILVTVVLGCLPAMHSMLKLQPTQVLHGR from the coding sequence ATGTTTTTCTTTAGAATGATTTTCCGCGCCCTAAGACGCCAAATTTCTAAACGCTTATTGGTGGCAGTGACGATCTTCTTAGGGGCGAGTTTAACCACCTCAATGTTTGCCGTCATGTTAGATATTGGCGACAAAATTAAACAAGAGCTTGGTTCCTATGGCGCAAATATCCAAGTGCTACCTAAAGGCACTTCGGTTATCTCAGATATGTATGACGTCCAGTCTCAAACTGCTCAAGGGGCTCTTCGAGAAGATGAATTGGGCAAACTGAAAACGATTTTTTGGGCCTACAACATTGAAGACTTCGCGCCTTTCCTTCAAGTTGATGTGAAAACTGATTTAGGCGAGGTTGAGGCTATTGGCACCTGGTTTAACAACACCCTTGAGTTGGCCGATGGGGATAGTGTCACCACTGGGTTGACTCGAATGCGTGACTGGTGGCAGATAGACGGCAAGTGGGCTGATGACGCAGGTGAAATGATGGTTGGCTCAAGGATTGCCGCTCAACAAGGCTGGCGTCTTGGCGATAGCGTGGAATTGACCACTGACAAGGGTGTTGAGTCCTTGAAAGTGGCTGGCATTTTCAATTCTGGCTCTAGTGAGGATCGCCAAGTTTTCATTCCGTTAGCTAGCGCACAGCGACTGGCAGATCGGGCTGGGCAAGTTGAGAAAATTGAGGTGCGTGCGCTAACCACCCCCGATAATGATTTGGCACGTCGAGCCGCCCAAGATCCAACCACCCTTTCTATTGAGGAATGGGAAACCTGGTACTGCACTGCCTACGTGTCCTCGATTTCATATCAAATTGAAGAAGTCATGACGAATGCCTCGGCTAAGGCCGTGCGCCAAATTGCTGACACCGAGGGCGTAATTTTAGATAAGACGCAACTAATAATGACGATGGTGGCTGCTTTTGCGATGGTGGCGGCTGCCTTAGGAATCGCCAATTTAGTGACAGCCTCCGTGATGGAACGCAGTCGAGAAATTGGTTTGATGAAAGCGTTAGGTGCCAGAAATGGCTCAATTATTGGGTTAATTCTTACTGAGACATTGATTATTGGCTTAGTTGGCGGCATTTTGGGTTTCTTCGCTGGTGTTGGTCTTGCTCAATTAGTGGGTCACTTAGTGTTTGACTCTGGTATTGCGATTAGACCTATCGTTGCGCCGCTAATGGGGTTAGTGATTTTAGTGACCGTAGTTTTAGGGTGTCTGCCGGCTATGCATTCCATGCTGAAATTGCAACCCACGCAGGTATTACACGGGCGGTGA